One part of the Ornithodoros turicata isolate Travis chromosome 2, ASM3712646v1, whole genome shotgun sequence genome encodes these proteins:
- the LOC135385082 gene encoding neprilysin-1-like yields the protein MPDNIFSKLGGSLRIQTCAVLACIWTGFLLGIICAVFTLRLKLQTESSLKALVQLFRQQKELEAQVASGDLTESRDSHCADALCRWHTDHLWGRLNFSVDPCEDFYSFVCSASWFEDSSIEDQPFTQFSSAQLMADVEDALSRNLAASSVGSSVWSFIYQSAELLRICTSSARSSWEDVKPVFSDFGIAGWPYVNSSEEVNLTAVVGKMERTMGFSPLADVTLYNYSTLSDYQIQIAPPTTLLRRFVLHRNWTGLPVSVYEDELRKAFDKFLPDKGNSARLVSDIVAFERRLEAINTVEVVPVNEMFMHLHQLGNVSKWNWKTFLDIVFEDIRNITEDIVLCVRCSFFKKLTVLIEETSPRTLINYVGVRILVVVSPFLPEENQFLVMLNQEIPGLGGVSQRLHSCMNLLERVYRYGMAMIARISLSKNFPSVYRTHYDKEVARLVRALTRAATRRTKNVWWMTEETERTAAAAKFRAIVPEVFGTTPSTYWPALYYGISSPRINESSVIKSYVELLRHTRRVYLGSTWPNLDFDAKYASSVFVPKAQYFHPSSVLFIPQAVVGFLNHVSNEVDSSFIPIVGRPILEGMMCVLDTVGSHVDEKRGLRSWWSPNTSTNFATLKKCLIDQYAAMYWPNADMKQWERYVDIDRLLREVALVGPLYDTFVSSAPSAIMVTLIDGSVLDSKKLFFINYALSLCDHYGRRDVVRLQRKLGIVPGTVLVNLALMNSKEFSTMYKCHDGAAMNPEKRCKFW from the exons ATGCCCGACAACATTTTCTCCAAACTAGGAGGTAGCCTGCGGATACAGACGTGTGCAGTTCTCGCATGCATTTGGACGGGGTTCCTGTTGGGTATCATCTGCGCCGTGTTCACCCTAAGGCTCAAGTTACAGACCGAATCATCGCTCAAGGCCCTGGTGCAGCTCTTTCGCCAGCAAAAAGAGCTCGAGGCACAGGTCGCTTCTGGAGACTTGACCGAGTCGCGTGACTCTCACTGTGCGGACGCCCTCTGCAG GTGGCACACCGACCACCTTTGGGGACGTCTGAACTTCTCCGTCGACCCCTGCGAGGACTTCTACTCATTCGTCTGCTCCGCCTCGTGGTTTGAGGACTCATCAATTGAAGATCAACCGTTTACGCAATTTTCCTCCGCGCAACTCATGGCGGACGTGGAAGACGCCCTCTCGAGGAACCTGGCGGCGTCGAGCGTTGGGTCGAGCGTATGGAGCTTTATTTACCAGTCTGCTGAACTTCTAAGGATTTGCACAAGTTCTGCGAGGTCGTCTTGGGAGGACGTTAAACCAGTCTTCAGCGACTTCGGCATTGCTG GGTGGCCTTACGTGAATTCTTCCGAGGAGGTGAACCTCACCGCAGTTGTGGGAAAGATGGAAAGAACTATGGGGTTCAGCCCTCTCGCCGACGTCACCTTGTACAACTACTCCACACTATCCGATTATCAGATCCAAATCGCCCCACCTACAACGCTGCTGCGAAGGTTCGTCCTGCATCGGAACTGGACGGGTCTCCCGGTTTCCGTTTACGAAGACGAATTACGTAAGGCATTCGACAAGTTTCTCCCAGATAAAGGCAACAGTGCTCGACTAGTAAGCGACATTGTCGCGTTCGAGAGGCGCTTGGAAGCTATAAACACGGTGGAGGTCGTTCCAGTAAACGAGATGTTCATGCATTTACATCAACTAGGGAATGTCTCCAAGTGGAACTGGAAGACATTTCTAGACATCGTGTTCGAAGATATCAGGAACATCACGGAGGATATCGTGTTATGCGTCCGATGCTCGTTCTTCAAGAAGCTAACTGTACTCATTGAAGAGACCTCGCCGAGAACGCTGATAAACTACGTCGGTGTTCGGATCTTGGTGGTCGTATCACCCTTTTTACCGGAGGAGAACCAGTTTTTGGTGATGCTGAACCAGGAGATACCAGGACTCGGCGGCGTTTCGCAACGCCTTCATTCTTGTATGAACCTTCTAGAAAGGGTTTATCGCTACGGAATGGCGATGATAGCTCGCATATCGCTGTCCAAGAATTTTCCGAGCGTTTACCGAACGCACTACGACAAGGAAGTGGCGCGACTCGTACGTGCGCTAACGCGAGCTGCCACTCGGCGAACGAAAAATGTCTGGTGGATGACCGAAGAGACCGAACGGACAGCGGCTGCAGCCAAGTTTCGAGCGATCGTTCCCGAAGTCTTCGGCACCACACCTAGCACCTACTGGCCGGCTCTGTATTACGGCATCTCGTCGCCACGGATAAACGAAAGCAGCGTCATAAAAAGTTACGTCGAGCTCCTACGGCACACCAGGAGAGTCTACTTGGGTTCCACTTGGCCCAACTTGGACTTTGACGCCAAATACGCCAGCAGCGTGTTCGTACCGAAAGCCCAGTATTTCCATCCTTCGAGCGTCCTGTTCATTCCGCAAGCCGTGGTTGGATTTCTTAACCACGTTTCCAACGAGGTCGACAGCAGTTTTATACCAATAGTGGGAAGACCTATCCTGGAAGGGatgatgtgcgtcctggacacCGTGGGTTCTCACGTCGACGAGAAACGAGGCCTGAGGTCCTGGTGGTCGCCTAACACTTCCACGAATTTCGCAACGCTTAAGAAATGTCTCATTGATCAGTATGCGGCGATGTATTGGCCTAATGCCGATATGAAACAGTGGGAGCGTTACGTCGACATCGACAGGCTTCTTCGTGAGGTGGCGCTGGTGGGCCCATTGTACGACACTTTTGTGTCGAGCGCGCCGTCCGCAATAATGGTGACACTAATTGACGGCAGCGTGTTGGATTCGAAGAAGCTTTTTTTCATCAACTACGCGCTGTCGCTATGCGATCATTATGGACGTCGCGACGTGGTTCGTTTGCAAAGAAAGCTTGGGATTGTGCCAGGTACGGTTTTGGTTAACCTGGCCCTGATGAACTCGAAAGAGTTTTCGACTATGTATAAGTGCCATGATGGCGCGGCCATGAACCCAGAAAAGCGGTGCAAGTTTTGGTGA